From the genome of Oryza glaberrima chromosome 1, OglaRS2, whole genome shotgun sequence:
GTTCTTTCAGTATTTTAGGTGCAAACTTTTGCTTTTGTGTATTATCAAGATAACAGAAGAAGTTCTGGAAGCATGCCAGCTTTATGAAGGATGAATAATCTCTTTAACTACTATTTAGTCATTTGTTCATTATAGATATTAAAAGGAAGGTTAGAGAAAATGGAACTTACATTTTTGGGTGGTCATAAAATATCACACAAGTTATTTAGAATGTTCAGGACCTACTTTAGCAGAGGTAGCATGGTCTGATGTGCAGTCCAATCTTacttttgttcttttttaaaaggaagatcttttttactttttatattaGATCATTGTAATGAATGTAACTTTGGACCTTTGGTATTTCTGCTTGTTGAAAGGGCAACCATGGTTAGTGAGCTTCATTCAATCTCTGTTGGTGGTGAATAGTGATTCTTCCCTTGTTGTGTCATGaatgttgtttttttgttaaaaaaaagttgtttccACCACAGGGTAACTGctgattttgcaaaagttgTTTATACAGAGAAACAAACTAATTCACCTTTTTACTAGGTTTTCCAAGAGGAAACTTATTTATTCACAAAAATAACGGGTGGATATGGATTCTCTGCTAATCTCTCATATTTGCCTGTAGAATGTTGCACCTGTGCACCATGCACAGTAccctttttcttcttgttcACATACATCATGTAAGATGGTAGTTTCTTTTTCCTATACCAAGTCTCAGATCGTGCAAGTTCGGTACACTTCAGTTTCATCTATAGCATGTAGATAGTAGAAGGCCCCTATACCATATTCCCTTTATTAGTAACTTAGTTTTCTTTCCATTTTACGGGTACAGCCATATTTCGTTCTATTTCATGCATCCAAAGTAGTAGCCGGTCTCAGCATCCTTTTCCTTCTTGATGACGCTAAAGCTGAATATTGCGTCTGCTTCAGTGGCTCCAGGCCTCCGGTTCCATATCTCTTGCAAATTCTGCAGGTCCGATTGTGCCAAAAGGAATGCCAATTGTTCGGAGAACATACATCTTAGCTGCTGGATTATTGCTTGGCATCAGGGCTGTGGGAATCACTGACTACCTGGAGATAACGATTCCTCTGGCATATTTATCTGTGGCATGGCTTCAGCCAGTTGTATCAATTGCGTCAGAACATGGGAATGCTGAATGCTCGAATACCACCAAGGAAACTAGTTTCCAATCGGGCATGAGCAGAATATGTTCAGCAACCTCTATAATTCAATGGAACAAGCAGATGTCATCGATGCGTTGTCAATACATACTGGTATGTCCTGTACTTAAACAATGCACTTCATAACTGCCCGACTTCTCCTGTAAGACATGTGAATTACAAAATCCGGATTGCACTTCCCTTAAACAACTTGCAGGCTCCCCAACGGGAGACGACATCTACCTGCCCAGTACAATAATTCTGCATctatgcaaatatgcaatagTCCATGTTGAAGCATGCAATATTTCTATCTGCTACCCCATCAACCACGGGAAGCATGTCAACTACGCCAGAAGCTGAGAGTTCGCTGTACCTACCAAGATGATCGATCTTCTATAACCAAATTGGAGCGCAGGTACACGCACCTTTCCACCATTATTCAAGAAAAAGGCCTATGCTTTCTACAGTGGGTGATGCAACCTtaggaaattaaaaataataatggtGCTGGTCACCAATAAGCACATGGTTTATCTTTATTTTCCCCTGGTTATGgcatgtttttgccggtatcgCGACAGGCACGTCTGGGTGGTCCGGGGCGGGAAAGTGGCCTGGAATCTGGAATCTCCGCGCTCCACCTCTTATTCCTCAATTATATCGTCCATTTGCAGAATCTGAATATTTGCACGAAGGCGAGGGCGGACATGACGCCCCAAAAGCGCGATGGCGTCGATGATGCTTTCACTCTCCCTGCCGTGCCCAATGGCAGAGCAAATGCTGGAAAGGAGCGCACCACCGCCAGTACTGGCACTTTCCTCCACCTCGCACGAACAAAAGTCGCTGGAGCACAACACAAAGCGGCAGTAGCACCGGTGCCACTCTACACACACCCCGTACCGCGTGATGGTCACCGTTGCCATCTCCCAGGGAGGAGAAGGGCCAAAAGAATATTAAAGTAAACCAGAGGACGAAAGCGAAAGCAAAGGCAAAGCACGGGGCTTGCGCCCGGCGTCGCGTTGGATTTGCATGAATCTTGCGTGCCCCGGGGAGGGGCCCCTCGGCCGGCCGGCAAGTTGCAGCCAGAGCTGGCTCTCGGCTTGTGGCTGGAGCCAAGGCAGCAGCACTGCCTTGTGTAAATGAGCAGTACATGGCAATGGCCGCCATGCATTGTGGTTGTGGAGGCACAGAGGTAAAAGGCGAAGGCGATTTAAAAAGAGCCGGGTGGTTAACAGTAGAGGAGACACCAACCACTTCGTGggattcagaattcagagacTGGGTCATGTGGCGCGCGCAGGCTGCAGCACCGGTGAGTTTTTCAGTCTAGTTTTCAGGTCAGCTTTCCACGCTCTGTCGTGGCCGGGCGAGACACCCCATTCGCCGGCGCAGTCTATTATAATCCGGTTAATGCGATCTCTGGCACTGAAACTGGACTCGCCTGAAAGTTGAAACTGCGCAAAAGAGCAGCAGACGATGACTCGTGAAGGAGAAAGCGGAGAGTGGTCACCGGTCAGGTCAGGTGATGCCTTAACGCGTGACGTGACCGAACTGGAATTTCCCGACGAAGAGCTGAGTCCCCTGCGAGAGCTGAGTCAGATACCACGCGATGCAACAGAGCAAAGTGGCATTGAGCCGCTGACACACTCACTTATCTCCGGTCTGTGATCTCCTATTTCACCATGCATTCGGTCGGGAATCGGGAtcgccgacggcgtcggcgtTGAGATACCATGACCTCCGGCTGAGGCTGGTCGGTGCGGCTTGCCGAACAAACAATCAAGTGAAAGATTCATGCAGTGAATTGTATAGTCGCATCGATCAAGCAGAGCCTTTCGCTTTCTCTTTCTCGGAAAGCCCTTgttttagtagtagtagtatgtcGCACTGTTAATGAGCACCTCCTCTACAACTGTCTCGAGGCCGTCCTCTGTAACAGTGTCTGCCACTGCCCACCGGAGCTTTTGAGTGGATCTGCTCGTCCGGAGAAGAGTCATGTGGCCGTGTGCCCAAGCTGGGAAATGAATGAATCTTGCAGCTGCTGCCTGCACAGTGTCCACCAACTGGATGGTGCAAGTATCTGGCCGTGGCTTTGCTTTAGAGTGAAAAGAGGACAGTGAGAAGGACTCGAGATTATTGGGGCATGTGATTCTTCTTACTGGGTGGACCTCCAACTCATTCCCGACTACTGCGTGCCAGCCACTATCAGGCAAGGGACAACCTTCATTTCATTTCCAGACGAGCTGATTGACGAATCAATTGGACTCACTCTGCAACTGGCCAACTAACTGGAGCAGAGCTGCCCCTTTTGAACTCAGATTCAGAGCAAGCCGAGGCTGGCTGGCAAGTATCATGAGGCGGAGTATTTTAAGCCGATCTGATTAGTGGCAGGTGaacaattaatatattttgggtCGTATGGAAAGTACACACAACAATTAAGAGAGGGAGTCCACGGCGAGGCCGACCGATCCCTAGCCGCGCTGTGGACACGGGATTACCATTTCCAGGTCTTTATTGCTCCAGCGACGGCATGCTTTCGTTCAGATCGGTGAGAGCCTTATCAAATCTGAACTCCCATTGCGGTGCAGTGCAACAACGGTAGACGCTTTCCTTTGTTACAAGCATTGAATAGCATATGCTCCAAATACTACCAAACAGGGGCACTAGTACACTACAACTGCCTTACAGCAACATCAGCACATCAGAAAACCGTTATAGCTATAATCGGACCTGGTGTTCCTGATCAAAACAGTCACCGGTTAGTGGCTGGAAAACAACACACAGGCTTCATCAAATGCTTATTTCAGTACTCTGGCCCTATACTTTTCTATGTACACTGGAGTTGCGCGCCGATGGCGTCTCGTGGCTCTCCATGGACACGGCTGCAGGGCGATGGTGGCAGTACGCTGAACGCTGTGCCACTCTCTGATGATGGACTGATGCCCTTACCCCTTCCGTCCAGTACTTTGCGATCCTGAGACGCATGAAGCAACTCTGCAACCAACTGGCTAGCCAATCACACACTGACACGGGACTGCGACTTGGCCGGAGCCTCGTCGTTCCCGTAGATATGATCGGAGGCGGTGCTCTGTGTTCCTCCTTGTGCGGTTCTCCGCCGCTGAGAACCGCCGTCACAAGTGTCCGCATTGCATCTGCAGGAGGATGGCGTCGTCGAGGCCAGGCCCCGTACCGCCGCCGGCCAAGAACGAGGCATTGGGCTCTAGCTTCACGTTGCCGTAGGGGTGGTGGCTGACGCCGAGCGCTCCCGGCAGCGGCGACATGAAGTGCCGTTGCGCGCCGAGTGACGGTGGCGGGGGAACGGGTTTCGTGTCCACGAGGGAGCCGAGCTGGTCTGAGGCGGTGGTGAGcacggacggcggcgatggggagggGTTGCTGGTGTCTTCTTCTGGCAGGTTGACCGTGGTGATGTCGTGGATGCTAGACCGGCGCTTGTCCTTGCCGCCGGAGTTGAGGCGGATGAAGTACTTCTGCGCGTGGCTGGCCACCTGCGTCGGCGTCCGGCTCGTCACGAAGTAGCGCGAGATGTTCCTCCAGTCTCCCCTCCCGTACTTCTTCAGCCCCATCAAGAACGACCTACACCCACAGCAACGCGATCAGAACTCAGCCAATTGAAGCGACAACATAGTCGGTCTCAGATCCACCGAATTTTAGCAGCAACAGCTACGGCTCTGATCGAATCGGGTGCTTACTTgtgctcctcctccgtccaCGGGACGCCTTTCTTCCTCTCCTGGTCCGGGGCGCGGCCGCGTTTGAGGTAGCAGCCGCGCCTGaacccgccgtcgctgccgtcccAGTCCTGCAGGGTGAACCCGGAGGACGCCGGGGACAAGCTGCTGCTGTAGTGAGGGAACGGCACCAGCCCTGCCTCGATGGAGCCGACGTCGTTCTCGAGGTCCCTGTAGTGGTTCACCACGTCTATGACCGTCTTCCTGGGCAGCATCGCGGCGACCATCTCCCACCTGTTCGGCGAGTCCAGGTCGACCTGTGCGAGGGCCCTCTCGAACACCTTGTTCTCCTCTGCCGACCACGCCTCCGCACCTCGCCGCTCCTGCAAGTACCAGCACGGCTGCCCGGGGAAGTAGGGCAGCGGTAGCACCTCCCGAAGCGCCTCTGCCATCATCTTGCCCTCGCTCGCGCTGCTTGTGACCTAGGGCGGCGACGAGCCGAGACGAAGACGAGACACAGGGAGAGACGGGGAGTAAAAGGGCGAGGTGGAAGGAAGCTTGCGTATATAGGGAAGGAGTGAAATTCGGGCGGTAGCCGAAGTGGCCGGAGTTTATTCCGCCTCCACCGTTAGAGGCCTTAAAGAAAAGGTACTCAAGGAAGTGGATGTTTGTGATTGGGCCTTAGTGGAGATTGTGGCATCTCCAACCCAGGAGGAAAAAATAGTTAGCTCTCTTAAACTTTGAGTAAGCAAACGGATTAGGGCATTCACCATGCTACCCTAGTCGGTGGCTTCGTAGAGGACTTGTCAATCGACAGCTAGCAAGTTCAGTTACGCAGGAGATTCAAAACTCGTGATCGCAAATGCTACGCGCCATCTACTTTCTGATGTCAACCTAAAGGACAAAGGTAGGGTTCACAGTTCCGTCATGGGGTCAAAATGCAAACATAGTGAGATGTGGAATTTTCTCTTTCATGAATCTTCTTCGAAGTTAAAGACAACTGAGCGATTTGGGAGAGCTCTCGATTTTAGACAAAAACCATGAACCCTGAATTCTCGTAGTTATAAGCATGTCTCAACAAACAAGGATCCacgtttttttttggatgggatAGGCTCTAGGTGTAAGTTTATGATCTTGTAAATGAAGTGaagatggattctaatcactCGGGTCGATGCCCACTCATTTATTGTATGTcaactaaatggttatgaacaattttttttaaaaaaaaagacaagataaatcaatatgtaatatatcactccacaataCATGCAAGTTTatattcaacttctataagttgtaacaaaaataacaaatttatctgcaaatatatgtatagtaatttgagttttgtttgttatttttgttacaatttatgaaagttgaattttaatttgtatgtttgtggagtgatatattacatattgatctatcttgtcaaaaaaaaatttaaaaaatataactatttagatgacatgtaataaacgggtggacatccACCCAAGTGATTAAAACAATTTCCTATCATACGGGCATGTAGGATGGGTGTACTAGCTATAGGTAAAATATATCCGCGTTTGATTTTTCCCTAAGTAGCAAGATATGTAATATTTCCGATAGGATAGGTGAAaaacctccaaaatcagcatgAACTTAGACGCACTGACTAAGTGACTTTTTGGTGTTTACATAGTGATTTCGAGGGTGTttctaggggtgtaaagttttggcgcgTCACATCGgttattatatagggtgtcgcatgggctGTTCGGGTActtataaaaaactaattacagaacccgtcagtaaaccgtgagacggatttattaagcctaattaatccgttattagcaaatgtttattgtagcaccaaaTTGTCAAATCCtatagcaattaggcttaaaagattcgtctcgcaaattagtcgtaatatgtgcaattagttattttttagcctatatttaatattttatgtatgtgttcaaacgttcgatgtgatatggtgtaaagttttgggatGGGATctaaggggctgtttggataggactaaaaatttttagtccttgtcatatcggatgtttgtaTACTAATTAGaggtattaaacatagactattgaCAAAACACATGTcgtaaccctggactaattcacgagacgaatctaatgagcctaattaatacatgattagcctatgtgatgctacagtaaacatgtgctaattatggattaattaggcttaaaaaaatttgtcagacaaattagctctcatttatataattagttttggaAGTAGTtcatgtttaatactccaaattaatgtccaaacatctgatgtgacgggatccaaacaccacctacgGTTGTGATTAGATCCAGGGGTAAAAAGTTTtgccgtgtcacatcggatatacagacacacatttgaagtattaaacatagactaataccaaaataaattatagattccgcctgtaaactgcgagacatttattaagcctaattaatccatcattagcaaatgtttaatgtagcactacattgtcaaatcatagcgcaattaggcttaaaagtttCGTCTCATATTTTatacgcaatctgtgtaattagtttttttttttgtctatatttagggtctgtttggtataGCTCAAACtcttaaatttagcttcaggagttgggtctggagtggagttgtggagctgtctaaacccagctccacaactctagttcgtTTTGTGAgggagctccacccagctccactcccagttttggtggagctgaaactgtttggctgagctccagctctaggaggggtggagcttGAGCTGTGCCAAATAGGCCCTTAATTCTCTTTGTATGTGTCTagacatttgatgtgac
Proteins encoded in this window:
- the LOC127775019 gene encoding transcription factor DIVARICATA-like, translated to MMAEALREVLPLPYFPGQPCWYLQERRGAEAWSAEENKVFERALAQVDLDSPNRWEMVAAMLPRKTVIDVVNHYRDLENDVGSIEAGLVPFPHYSSSLSPASSGFTLQDWDGSDGGFRRGCYLKRGRAPDQERKKGVPWTEEEHKSFLMGLKKYGRGDWRNISRYFVTSRTPTQVASHAQKYFIRLNSGGKDKRRSSIHDITTVNLPEEDTSNPSPSPPSVLTTASDQLGSLVDTKPVPPPPSLGAQRHFMSPLPGALGVSHHPYGNVKLEPNASFLAGGGTGPGLDDAILLQMQCGHL